The Paenibacillus sp. FSL R7-0204 genome includes a region encoding these proteins:
- a CDS encoding NAD(+) diphosphatase, with protein MKECNGEGEVPYCVSCAVFRFPVFSTAMSTAVMNRGLDRILLIQQYKRKDYILLAGYVNKGENAEAALIREVKEEAGLEVIAYEYMRSQYFAPSNTLMLNYISVADTEDLSAMSDELDHAAWFTLDEAADAILPGSLAESFLLTIIDKLRQGRALEDFTAVVRSF; from the coding sequence ATGAAGGAATGCAATGGAGAAGGAGAGGTACCCTACTGTGTATCCTGCGCCGTCTTCAGATTCCCTGTGTTCAGCACAGCGATGAGTACAGCCGTAATGAACCGGGGGCTCGATAGAATCCTGCTTATCCAGCAGTATAAGCGCAAGGATTACATTCTGCTCGCCGGGTACGTGAATAAGGGAGAGAATGCTGAAGCGGCCCTGATCCGTGAAGTGAAGGAAGAAGCGGGGCTTGAGGTGATTGCTTATGAATATATGCGCAGCCAGTATTTCGCCCCGTCTAATACATTAATGCTCAATTACATCAGTGTGGCTGACACGGAGGACCTGAGTGCCATGAGCGACGAGCTGGACCACGCAGCCTGGTTCACACTGGATGAAGCTGCGGACGCCATATTACCAGGCAGCCTCGCAGAGAGCTTCCTGCTTACAATTATTGATAAGCTGAGACAGGGACGGGCTCTGGAGGATTTTACAGCGGTTGTCCGGTCATTCTGA
- a CDS encoding glycerophosphodiester phosphodiesterase, translated as MNIINFAHRGASAAAPENTMAAFRKGLELGATGIETDVQMTSDGAVVVIHDESLNRTTSGSGYVKDKTLREVLEVDAGSWFSPEFAGERIPTLDELLDLLQGRETILNIELKNGTFLYPGMEEKVIAAVREQGMSERVVISSFNHYSLAYCKSLAPEIRTGILYGEGLYRPWNYAATLQADALHAHHSSVLPEFVNAAAEKGIVYHPWTVNDPERMQALIDAEVAGIITDHPDVLAGLLAARGV; from the coding sequence ATGAACATCATTAATTTCGCGCATCGCGGCGCATCCGCAGCCGCCCCGGAGAACACAATGGCGGCCTTCCGCAAGGGTCTGGAGCTTGGTGCAACCGGCATTGAGACCGACGTACAAATGACCAGTGACGGAGCAGTAGTAGTGATCCATGATGAGAGTCTTAACCGCACCACTTCAGGCAGCGGTTATGTGAAGGATAAGACGCTTCGTGAGGTGCTGGAGGTGGACGCAGGCTCCTGGTTCAGCCCTGAGTTCGCAGGAGAACGGATTCCGACACTGGACGAGCTTCTGGATCTGCTGCAGGGCCGGGAGACGATTCTAAATATAGAGCTGAAGAACGGGACCTTCCTCTATCCCGGCATGGAAGAGAAGGTCATCGCCGCTGTCCGGGAGCAGGGCATGAGTGAGCGGGTGGTAATCTCCAGCTTCAATCATTATTCCCTGGCCTACTGCAAGTCACTGGCACCGGAGATCCGTACGGGTATTCTCTACGGCGAGGGGCTGTACCGTCCTTGGAATTACGCGGCTACCCTGCAGGCGGATGCACTGCATGCCCATCATTCCTCAGTACTGCCGGAGTTCGTGAATGCTGCTGCGGAGAAAGGCATTGTCTATCATCCGTGGACGGTTAATGATCCCGAGCGGATGCAGGCTCTAATCGATGCTGAGGTGGCTGGGATCATTACCGATCATCCGGATGTTCTGGCCGGACTTTTGGCTGCCAGAGGCGTCTGA